From Variimorphobacter saccharofermentans, one genomic window encodes:
- a CDS encoding ABC transporter permease, which produces MNKAKHFINKITGYRLFLPLLCLAIVLLINVIKTPSFFEITIKNGVFYGYIVDIINRSSELVILSIGMTLVVAASGGTDISVGAVSAVAGAIAIFILGGGETSTDFYHAPYILGFIAAIIAGCVCGAWNGFLVAKMKIQPMVATLILYTAGRGIAQLITEGQILYLRVDHFKQLGSFIPGIPFPTPVFVAIICIALTMLILKKTALGLYIQTVGINAKAARLVGLNSTMIKFLSYTFCGICSGIAGMIITSRVYSIDANNAGLNIELDAILAVALGGNNLGGGKFSLLGSVIGAITIQALTTTLYAMKVSADQLYVYKAIVVILIVALQSTELKRMLRNLKAKLTGVQAGRKVA; this is translated from the coding sequence ATGAATAAGGCAAAGCATTTTATTAATAAAATCACCGGGTATCGATTGTTTCTCCCACTGCTTTGTTTGGCAATCGTACTATTAATCAATGTGATTAAGACACCCAGTTTTTTTGAGATTACCATTAAAAACGGGGTATTCTATGGCTATATTGTTGATATTATTAACCGATCCAGTGAACTGGTAATACTGTCCATCGGTATGACACTGGTTGTAGCGGCTTCCGGAGGTACTGATATATCCGTAGGCGCAGTCAGCGCAGTAGCAGGTGCAATAGCAATCTTTATCCTTGGAGGCGGTGAGACCAGTACGGACTTCTATCATGCTCCCTATATACTGGGCTTCATAGCAGCAATCATAGCAGGATGTGTATGCGGAGCCTGGAATGGTTTCCTGGTGGCGAAAATGAAGATACAGCCCATGGTTGCCACATTAATTCTATATACAGCAGGACGTGGTATAGCGCAATTGATCACCGAGGGACAGATATTGTATCTTCGAGTAGATCATTTTAAACAGCTGGGAAGCTTTATACCGGGAATTCCTTTCCCAACCCCCGTATTTGTGGCGATCATCTGTATCGCGTTAACCATGTTAATATTAAAAAAGACCGCACTTGGATTATACATTCAAACAGTAGGTATTAATGCAAAGGCTGCAAGACTGGTAGGCTTGAACTCTACGATGATTAAATTCCTTTCCTATACCTTCTGTGGTATTTGCTCTGGAATTGCCGGAATGATTATAACATCCCGTGTATATTCCATCGATGCCAATAATGCAGGACTTAATATTGAATTGGATGCAATCCTTGCGGTAGCGCTGGGTGGTAATAATCTGGGCGGAGGTAAATTCTCCTTACTCGGAAGTGTGATTGGAGCTATTACGATACAGGCATTGACCACTACTTTATATGCGATGAAGGTATCGGCAGATCAATTATATGTATATAAAGCGATTGTCGTAATTCTGATTGTAGCTCTGCAATCAACAGAGTTAAAAAGAATGTTACGTAACCTGAAAGCAAAGCTTACGGGAGTACAGGCTGGAAGGAAGGTGGCATAA
- a CDS encoding ABC transporter permease subunit, with the protein MKIKGKKLDGNQFLLVITIILFVLMYIAGIIVFKDKNFGKLQVFLNLFISNAGLIVAATGMTMVIITGGIDISVGSVIAMTCMLLAWMMEIKGMGAVPALLIVLVIGLVYGLIQGWLIAYLKIQPFIVTLAGLFFARGMTAVISTDMISIKNETFLSWANAKIYFPFGGTMNRKGVMVYPYIYPSVILALLILVLFFVILKYSKFGRSVYAVGGNEQSALLMGVNIRRTKLKVYAINGILGTFAGFLFALNTCAGFVEQAKGFEMEAIASSVIGGALLTGGVGNVFGTLFGVLIKGTIETFITFQGTLSSWWTKITIAILLAFFIILQSVLASKKRNVK; encoded by the coding sequence ATGAAAATAAAAGGGAAAAAGCTGGATGGAAATCAATTTCTTTTAGTCATAACCATTATTTTATTTGTGTTAATGTACATAGCCGGAATTATCGTATTTAAGGATAAGAACTTTGGTAAATTACAGGTGTTTTTGAATCTGTTTATCAGCAATGCTGGTTTAATTGTAGCAGCAACTGGTATGACGATGGTCATTATTACAGGAGGAATTGATATATCAGTTGGTTCCGTAATTGCCATGACCTGCATGCTGTTAGCCTGGATGATGGAAATAAAGGGAATGGGAGCAGTACCAGCTCTTCTGATTGTACTTGTAATCGGCTTAGTATATGGTTTAATTCAAGGCTGGCTGATAGCCTATCTAAAAATTCAGCCCTTCATTGTTACATTGGCTGGTTTGTTCTTTGCAAGAGGTATGACCGCTGTCATCAGTACAGATATGATTAGTATCAAAAATGAGACCTTCCTCAGTTGGGCAAATGCAAAAATATATTTTCCCTTTGGAGGAACCATGAATCGAAAGGGAGTTATGGTATATCCCTATATCTATCCCAGTGTAATACTAGCATTGTTAATTCTGGTTCTGTTTTTTGTGATACTTAAATATTCAAAATTCGGTCGATCTGTCTATGCAGTCGGAGGAAATGAACAGTCAGCATTACTGATGGGTGTGAATATTCGCAGAACAAAGCTTAAGGTATATGCCATCAATGGTATTCTCGGTACCTTTGCGGGATTTTTATTTGCATTAAATACCTGTGCTGGCTTCGTAGAACAGGCAAAGGGCTTTGAGATGGAGGCAATCGCTTCCTCTGTAATCGGTGGAGCACTATTAACCGGTGGTGTAGGTAATGTATTCGGAACCTTATTCGGTGTATTAATAAAAGGTACCATAGAGACCTTTATCACCTTCCAGGGAACATTGTCTTCCTGGTGGACGAAAATTACCATTGCGATATTGCTTGCATTTTTCATAATCCTTCAAAGCGTGTTAGCGTCGAAAAAGAGAAATGTAAAATAA
- the xylB gene encoding xylulokinase, translated as MLYIGVDLGTSSVKLLLMDEEGNIKSIVTREYELYFPKPGWSEQNPEDWYSALVDGIRELTKDCDKSQFDGISFSGQMHGMVILDEKDQVIRPAILWNDGRTQAECDYLNNEIGREKISSYTANMALTGFTAPKLLWVRKHEPDNFAKIKKVMLPKDYIAYRLSGIHCTDVSDASGMLLFDVKNKRWSKEMLDICGLKEEQMAKIHESYQVVGTLKKEVAQELGLPEQVKVIAGGGDQAVAAVGTGTVGEGKCNVSLGTSGVVFISTKEFAVDKNNSLHAFAHADGKYHFMGVMLSAAASNKWWMDEIIGTKEYAKEQQDIKTLGENNVFFLPYLMGERTPHNNPNARGTFIGMTMDTTRADMTQAVLEGVAFALRDSFEITKSLGVDISRIRINGGGAKSPLWCKIIANVLNVKVDKINSEEGPAFGAAILAAVGCGKYTSVEEATSKLIKVIETTEQDPEIVARYNKKYDIFKQLYPTLKDMYDKMV; from the coding sequence ATGCTGTATATTGGTGTGGATTTAGGAACCTCTTCAGTAAAGCTTTTGCTGATGGATGAGGAAGGAAACATTAAAAGTATCGTAACTAGAGAATATGAACTGTATTTTCCGAAGCCGGGCTGGTCAGAGCAAAATCCGGAGGATTGGTATAGCGCATTAGTTGATGGAATAAGGGAATTAACCAAGGATTGCGATAAATCACAGTTTGATGGAATCAGTTTCAGTGGTCAGATGCATGGTATGGTTATTCTGGATGAGAAGGATCAGGTAATTCGTCCTGCTATTCTTTGGAATGATGGACGTACCCAGGCAGAATGTGATTACTTAAACAATGAAATTGGAAGAGAAAAAATCTCATCCTATACGGCAAACATGGCGCTTACCGGTTTTACAGCACCAAAACTTTTATGGGTTAGAAAACATGAGCCTGATAATTTTGCTAAGATTAAGAAGGTTATGCTTCCGAAGGATTATATTGCATACAGATTGTCAGGAATTCATTGTACGGATGTATCCGATGCATCCGGTATGCTGCTATTTGATGTTAAGAATAAACGCTGGTCAAAAGAAATGCTGGATATCTGCGGACTGAAGGAAGAGCAGATGGCTAAGATACATGAGTCCTATCAGGTAGTAGGTACACTGAAGAAAGAAGTTGCACAGGAGCTTGGCTTACCGGAACAGGTAAAAGTAATTGCAGGTGGCGGAGATCAGGCGGTAGCAGCAGTTGGAACCGGAACCGTAGGCGAAGGTAAATGTAATGTTTCACTCGGAACCTCCGGTGTGGTATTTATCTCAACCAAGGAATTTGCTGTGGATAAGAATAATTCTCTTCATGCATTTGCTCATGCAGATGGAAAGTACCATTTTATGGGCGTTATGCTTAGTGCAGCAGCTTCTAACAAGTGGTGGATGGATGAAATCATCGGAACCAAAGAATATGCAAAGGAACAACAGGATATTAAGACTCTGGGAGAGAATAATGTGTTCTTCCTGCCATACCTTATGGGAGAAAGAACTCCTCATAACAACCCGAATGCAAGAGGTACTTTTATCGGAATGACTATGGATACCACTCGTGCTGATATGACACAGGCTGTTTTGGAAGGTGTTGCATTTGCACTCCGTGATTCCTTTGAGATCACCAAATCTCTTGGTGTGGACATTAGCCGAATTCGAATTAATGGCGGCGGTGCAAAGAGTCCGTTGTGGTGTAAGATCATCGCGAATGTGCTGAATGTAAAGGTGGATAAGATTAACTCCGAAGAAGGTCCTGCTTTCGGAGCAGCTATTTTAGCAGCTGTCGGATGTGGCAAATATACTTCAGTGGAAGAGGCTACTTCCAAGTTAATCAAAGTGATTGAAACAACGGAGCAAGACCCTGAAATCGTTGCACGTTATAATAAGAAATATGATATCTTTAAGCAGTTATATCCTACATTGAAGGATATGTACGATAAAATGGTATAA
- a CDS encoding class I SAM-dependent DNA methyltransferase has product MQPYTGFASVYDMFMDNVPYEEWAEYICDLLRRHQINSGLVLELGCGTGNLTRQLAAKGYDMIGVDNSEEMLSIARDKSENSDDSILYLCQDMREFELYGTVSAAISVCDSMNYILTEEDLLKVFRLVNNYLDPKGIFIFDLDTQYAYQEVLGDHTIAENREEGSFIWENTYYEQEMINEVNLTLFIPEQDDSFQSAKMNNDNAGLFRRYEETHYRRAYTIDTMKRLIEEAGMEWITVYDAYTVEEPKEDSERVYIIAREKWQADKLYVNKE; this is encoded by the coding sequence ATGCAGCCATATACCGGATTTGCATCTGTTTATGATATGTTTATGGATAATGTACCCTATGAAGAATGGGCTGAATATATTTGCGATTTATTACGACGCCATCAGATAAACTCCGGTCTTGTTCTGGAGCTGGGTTGTGGTACTGGGAATTTAACCAGGCAATTGGCAGCGAAGGGATATGATATGATTGGGGTGGATAACTCAGAAGAGATGCTTTCGATTGCCAGGGACAAAAGCGAGAACAGTGATGATAGTATCCTGTATCTATGTCAGGATATGAGAGAATTTGAGCTTTACGGGACAGTGTCTGCCGCAATCAGTGTCTGTGACAGTATGAATTATATCCTCACAGAGGAGGATCTGTTAAAGGTGTTCCGCCTAGTCAATAATTATCTTGATCCGAAGGGTATCTTTATCTTTGATTTAGATACCCAATATGCATATCAGGAGGTACTCGGAGATCATACCATAGCTGAGAACCGTGAGGAGGGAAGCTTTATCTGGGAGAATACGTACTATGAGCAGGAAATGATAAATGAAGTCAATTTGACTTTATTCATTCCAGAGCAGGATGATTCCTTCCAGAGCGCAAAGATGAATAATGACAACGCTGGACTCTTTCGACGATATGAAGAGACCCACTATCGAAGAGCCTATACCATAGATACTATGAAACGATTGATCGAAGAGGCTGGTATGGAGTGGATAACAGTCTATGATGCTTATACAGTGGAAGAGCCTAAGGAAGATAGTGAACGTGTATATATTATAGCAAGAGAAAAATGGCAAGCAGATAAGTTATATGTAAATAAAGAATAA
- the hslO gene encoding Hsp33 family molecular chaperone HslO, with protein sequence MSDYIVRATAADNQIRVFAATTRELVEYARSVHDTSPVVTAALGRLLTAGAMMGSMMKGEKDILTLQIKGSGPIEGLTVTADTKGNVKGYAYQPQVILHANDKGKLDVGGAVGAGMLSVIKDLGLKEPYVGQTHLVSGEIAEDLTYYFAASEQVPSVVALGVLMNKDNTVRRAGGFIIQLMPFAEERVIDGLEKKISEISSITSLLDQDMTPEMILEYILSDFGLEITDRIPTAFYCNCTKERVEKAIVSIGKKDIQEMIDDNQPIEVNCHFCNQHYEFTIEELKEIVKRSS encoded by the coding sequence ATGTCAGATTATATTGTTAGGGCAACTGCTGCAGACAACCAGATTCGTGTCTTTGCAGCAACAACGAGGGAACTGGTGGAGTATGCCAGAAGCGTACATGACACAAGCCCGGTCGTAACAGCAGCACTTGGAAGACTGTTGACCGCCGGTGCTATGATGGGAAGCATGATGAAGGGTGAGAAGGATATTCTGACTCTTCAGATTAAAGGTAGCGGACCAATTGAAGGATTAACCGTTACTGCTGATACAAAAGGAAATGTTAAAGGCTATGCATATCAGCCCCAGGTAATACTTCATGCGAATGATAAAGGAAAGCTTGATGTCGGAGGTGCTGTCGGAGCTGGGATGTTAAGTGTGATAAAGGATTTGGGCTTAAAGGAACCATATGTAGGACAAACCCATCTGGTATCCGGCGAGATTGCAGAGGACTTAACCTATTATTTTGCTGCCAGTGAACAGGTGCCCTCTGTAGTCGCACTGGGTGTTTTGATGAATAAAGACAATACGGTACGCCGGGCAGGAGGATTTATCATACAGCTGATGCCCTTTGCCGAAGAACGGGTCATAGACGGTCTGGAGAAGAAAATTTCTGAGATCAGCAGTATTACGTCTTTATTGGATCAGGATATGACACCGGAAATGATTTTAGAGTACATTTTATCTGATTTCGGCTTAGAAATCACGGATCGTATTCCGACTGCATTTTACTGTAACTGTACGAAGGAAAGAGTGGAGAAGGCCATTGTATCTATTGGAAAGAAAGACATTCAAGAAATGATAGATGACAATCAGCCCATTGAAGTAAACTGCCATTTCTGTAATCAGCATTATGAATTTACGATAGAAGAGCTAAAAGAAATCGTAAAGCGCAGCAGCTAG